The following proteins are encoded in a genomic region of Coffea eugenioides isolate CCC68of chromosome 6, Ceug_1.0, whole genome shotgun sequence:
- the LOC113776182 gene encoding RNA polymerase II C-terminal domain phosphatase-like 4: MSLTADSPVHSPSTSGEDFAAFLDAELDSASDASPHPEEAEEEVVEEEEAEKENKGGDTDDYDLDSEKIKRRKVEILESSLDVEAMTSQEVEIQTSGASSDKDVCSHPGVIGGLCIRCGLKMDDESGVAFSYIHKNLRLANDEIARLRDKDLKNLLRKKKLYLVLDLDHTLLNSSRFLDLTVDEGYLKGSRDDLPDALKNSLYRLDYMHMMTKLRPFVHSFLKEASNLFEMYIYTMGERAYALQMAKLLDPGDVYFHSRVIAQGDCTQRHQKGLDIVLGQESAVLILDDTEAVWGKHKENLILMERYHFFASSCRQFGFGSKSLSERKTDESESDGALATVLRVLQQIHSTFFDTEHSASLADRDVRQVLITVRKEVLKGCKVVFTRVFPTQFQGENHHLWKMAEQLGATCSSEVDPSVTHVVSLDPGTEKSIWAVQEGKYLVHPRWIEAANYLWRRQTEESYPVSNSKNQ, from the exons GAAGCAGAGGAGGAAgtagtagaagaagaagaagcagaaaaagaaaacaaaggtgGTGACACCGACGACTATGACTTAGACTCTGAGAA gattaAAAGGCGCAAGGTTGAGATTCTTGAGAGCTCATTAGATGTAGAAGCTATGACGTCCCAGGAAGTTGAGATACAAACTTCAG GAGCATCTTCAGATAAGGATGTTTGTTCACATCCTGGTGTGATTGGTGGGTTATGTATACGGTGTGGGCTGAAGATGGATGATGAGTCTGGTGTTGCATTCAGCTACATACACAAG AATCTAAGGCTCGCTAATGACGAGATTGCTCGATTacgtgataaagacttgaagaACCTGCTTCGCAAGAAAAAACTTTACTTGGTTCTTGATTTAGATCACACACTGCTGAACTCAAGTCGGTTTTTAGACCTTACAGTAGATGAGGGATACTTGAAGGGCTCCAGAGATGATCTACCAG ATGCTTTGAAGAACAGCTTATACAGACTAGACTATATGCATATGATGACCAAGTTAAGGCCCTTCGTCCATAGTTTCTTGAAAGAAGCAAGCAACTTGTTTGAGATGTACATATACACAATGGGTGAACGTGCATATGCATTGCAAATGGCAAAATTGCTTGACCCTGGAGATGTCTATTTCCACTCCAGAGTGATTGCACAAGGAGATTGCACACAGAGACACCAGAAAGGTCTTGATATTGTTTTGGGGCAAGAAAGTGCTGTCTTAATACTTGATGACACGGAAGCG GTCTGGGGAAAACACAAGGAGAATTTGATATTGATGGAAAGATATCATTTTTTTGCTTCAAGTTGTCGTCAATTTGGCTTCGGTTCAAAATCACTCTCTGAGCGTAAAACTGATGAAAGTGAAAGTGACGGAGCCCTTGCTACAGTTCTTAGAGTTCTTCAGCAGATACATTCTACCTTTTTTGACACG GAACATAGTGCAAGTCTTGCTGATCGAGATGTGAGGCAG GTGCTAATAACAGTTAGGAAGGAAGTTTTGAAGGGTTGCAAGGTTGTATTTACTCGCGTTTTCCCCACACAGTTTCAGGGTGAAAATCATCACCTATGGAAAATGGCAGAGCAGTTGGGAGCTACATGTTCATCTGAAGTTGACCCGTCAGTAACACATGTCGTCTCTTTGGATCCCGGAACAGAGAAATCCATTTGGGCAGTGCAGGAGGGAAAATATTTGGTCCATCCAAGGTGGATTGAAGCTGCGAACTATTTGTGGAGAAGACAAACTGAAGAGAGCTATCCTGTTAGTAATTCAAAGAACCAGTGA
- the LOC113773026 gene encoding CBL-interacting serine/threonine-protein kinase 6 produces the protein MTMGSEEKCGVLRGKYELGRLLGHGTFAKVYMSRNLQTGKSVAMKVVGKEKVIKVGMMEQIKREISVMKMVKHPNIVDLHEVLASKSKIYFAMELIRGGELFAKIAKGRLREEVARNYFQQLMSAIDFCHSRGVYHRDLKPENLLLDEDGNLKVTDFGLSAFTDHLRQDGLLHTTCGTPAYVAPEVIGKKGYDGARADIWSCGVILFVLLAGYLPFQDDNLVSMYRKIYRGDFKCPPWLSPEARKLITKMLDPNPSTRVSISKIMDSSWFKKSVPKTLRSKEEQEFAVVEDEGVVARGKEIETLNAFHIISLSEGFDLSPLFEEKKREEKEELRFATTKPASSVISKLEEVAKTKNFSFKRSDSCVRLQGLENGRKGKLGIAADIFAVAPSFVVVEVKKSSGDTLEYNQFCNKELRPALKDIVWTTPAGNSMPAA, from the coding sequence ATGACAATGGGGTCCGAGGAGAAATGCGGAGTACTTCGCGGAAAGTACGAGCTGGGGCGGCTTTTGGGCCACGGGACTTTTGCTAAGGTGTATATGTCGCGGAACCTGCAAACGGGCAAGAGCGTGGCCATGAAAGTTGTCGGGAAAGAGAAGGTGATAAAGGTAGGGATGATGGAGCAAATCAAACGAGAAATCTCCGTCATGAAAATGGTGAAGCATCCCAACATCGTGGAtttgcatgaggtattggctagTAAAAGCAAGATTTACTTTGCCATGGAGCTTATTCGCGGCGGAGAATTGTTCGCTAAAATCGCCAAAGGCCGGCTCCGGGAAGAAGTCGCTAGGAATTATTTCCAGCAGTTGATGTCGGCCATTGATTTCTGCCACAGCCGCGGGGTGTATCATAGAGACTTGAAGCCTGAGAATCTCCTCCTAGATGAGGATGGGAATTTGAAGGTGACAGATTTTGGGCTCAGCGCCTTCACCGATCATCTCCGGCAAGATGGACTATTGCATACCACATGCGGAACGCCGGCCTACGTCGCACCGGAGGTGATTGGCAAGAAGGGTTATGATGGGGCTAGAGCGGATATCTGGTCATGTGGGGTAATTCTCTTCGTGCTGTTGGCCGGATATTTGCCTTTCCAGGATGATAATCTTGTTTCCATGTATAGGAAAATTTACCGCGGAGATTTCAAGTGCCCGCCTTGGTTGTCACCGGAAGCTCGGAAATTGATAACCAAGATGTTGGATCCCAACCCAAGTACGAGGGTTTCCATTTCCAAGATTATGGATTCTTCTTGGTTTAAGAAATCGGTGCCTAAAACTTTGAGAAGTAAGGAGGAGCAAGAATTCGCGGTGGTGGAGGATGAAGGTGTTGTAGCAAGGGGGAAGGAGATTGAGACTTTGAATGCTTTCCACATCATCTCTTTATCGGAAGGATTTGACTTGTCGCCCCTTTTtgaggagaagaaaagggagGAGAAAGAAGAGTTGAGATTTGCAACGACAAAGCCAGCTAGCAGTGTCATCTCTAAGCTTGAGGAGGTAGCGAAAACAAAGAATTTCAGCTTCAAGAGGAGCGATTCCTGTGTTAGATTGCAGGGGTTGGAAAACGGAAGAAAAGGCAAGCTAGGAATTGCTGCTGATATCTTCGCCGTGGCACCTTCATTTGTGGTGGTTGAGGTGAAGAAGTCTAGTGGTGATACTTTGGAGTACAACCAATTCTGCAACAAAGAGCTCAGACCAGCACTCAAGGACATTGTTTGGACCACTCCAGCTGGGAATTCAATGCCTGCTGCTTGA